Sequence from the Miscanthus floridulus cultivar M001 chromosome 16, ASM1932011v1, whole genome shotgun sequence genome:
TAGTAGCATGTAAGCATGGTTTGTGATGAATTAATAGCCTATGATGAGATAGTACCTAGGGAGTTTTAGTTGAGGAAAGGATTCAGATCTAGTTGAGACAGACACCGAAATGTGCTTTGCTTAGGTACATTGCAAGTTTGAAACCATTAATGTAGAAGTTGATCTGTAAATATGTCCCACTGCCGCTGTCTACTTCTCAGTGACATTTCTCCTTGTTTGAATATGTATAACTAAGCAGGAGGAGAAAGTTTTTACTAATGCTATTTGTCAACCTGAATGCATTATTGATTATTATTTGCTAGTATTCATCCAATGAGTAGCATTCTTAAGTTAAGATACTACTTTCCAGGCTTGCATTTTCACCTGCTAGCTCTCTCACTCTGATATGGTACTATGCATCTCCTAGGGGGATACACTATATCTTTTCTTTGAAACAAAAACAACAACCTCAATGCAAGGTGATATTGGAGTTGCAAGAAGCTTCGACCAAGGTGCAACGTGGGAATTTCTTGGCATTGCTCTAGATGAGGCATGGCATCTGTCATATCCTTTTGTGTTCAAGTATGAGAATGAGGTAGATTCTTTAACTTCATATCTATTACTTGACAAAACAATAACCATTTATGATGACAAAACaataactctctctctctctctcagattTATATGATGCCAGAGGGAAACAAAAAGAAGGAGCTGCGCCTTTATCGTGCTACTAAGTTTCCCCTTGAATGGACATTGGAGAAGGTTCTTGTCAATAAGCCACTTATTGATGcctcattagtccaatttgaggGATACTGGTGGCTATTTGCCTCTGATTTTACACGGTATGGCGTTGAGAAGAATGCAGAGCTTGAGATTTGGTACAGTAACTCTCCTCTTGGTCCTTGGACTGAGCACAAGCAAAATCCTATCTACAAATCGGACAAAAGTTTGGGAGCTCGAAATGGCGGGAGGCTCTTCGTTTTTGAAGGGTCATTATATCGCCCTGGTCAGGATTGCAGTGGTACTTATGGTCGGAGGGTTAAGTTGTACAAAGTTGAAAAGCTAAGCAAGGAAGAATACAAAGAGGTCCCTGTAAATCTTGGGATAGAGGAGCCAAAGAAAGGGAGAAATGCATGGAATGGCATGAGGTACCATCACTTGGATGCACAACAACTTGCATCTGGTGGATGGATTGCTGTAATGGATGGTGATCGAGTCCCTTCAGGCGATTCAACCAGACGTTCTCTCATTGGTTACATAGCTTTCCTGTTGGCCAGTgcccttgtcatttttgtgggTTTTATGAAAGGTGCAATCAGTTGCTACATTCCTCCCAGTTCATGGGTTCCTCTTACAAGGAGAACAGAATTATCCCGTGTCTTCTCTGTGCACCGCTTCAACCAGAAAGTCCGCAGATATTCTACCAATATTAGCAGATATATCTCTGCTACTAAAACTAAGCTCAGTGAAAAGACTTGGTCCAACATGCTTTACTTCTGTGTAGTTGCTCTATTTGGTATTGTGAATGTCTGCATTGCTGTGCATTTCTTATGTGGTGGCAATGGTGCTGAAGAGGCATACACATATCAAGGGCAACACTCTCAATTCACCATGGTCACAATGACATATGAAGCTCGTCTCTGGAATTTGAAAGTATTCATTGAACACTACTCCAGATGTGAATCAGTTAGGGAGATAGTTGTTGTCTGGAACAAAGGTAACTATCCAAGTAGTGACGCATTTGACTCTACTGTGCCTGTGAGGATACGAGTTGAGGAGATCAATTCTCTTAACAACAGATTTAGGGTTGATCCTCTGATAAAGACCCGAGCTGTTTTTGAACTGGATGATGATATCATGATGACTTGCACTGACTTAGAGAAAGGATTTAGGGTCTGGAGAGAACACCCTGAGCGGATGGTGGGCTTTTACCCCCGGATGATAGATGGCAACCCTATGCAATACAGGAACGAGAGATATGCTAGGGGTAAGAATGGCTACAATCTGATACTCACAGGTGCTGCCTTCATGGACAGTGAGTTTGCTTTCAAGACTTACTGGAGCGAGAAAGCTCGTGAAGGGAGGGACTATGTGCACAAGAACTTCAACTGTGAGGACTTGCTCATGAATTTTCTGTATGCGAATGCAAGCTCCACAAGGACCGTGGAGTATGTCCACCCCGCATGGGCTATCGATACATCCAAGCTTTCTTCTGTTGCTATTAGCCGGAACACTCAGAAGCACTATGATATTAGAACAAATTGCTTGGCAAAGTTTTCCTCCATATATGGTCCCCTCCCTCAGAAGTGGGAGTTCGACATGCGTAAAGATCATTGGGACAAATAGGATGGCAATGGTGGTACAACCGACAAACTCATGCTGGTGAAACCTTTTTTTATTAATCCCCTGGAAAGTTTTGTAGCTTGGGGTGAATGGTGAAGTTATAGGTCCTTTGGGCAGAAGTGCCCCTGGTTTGTGATGTACCTATTAGATTCCGGCTAGAAGCTTAGACCTGATCAGGATAGACCATTGTTCAAAAGTTTTTGAAGTTAATGCTGAAATAGACCTGAAGTTAATGTTGAAATAGACCAAAGGCAGTCAAGTGTATGTGAATTGTGAAAGGCAAAGAGGGAATTTGGAAACTGCATAGTGGGTGGGAAGTTCAGATTGTTCGGTTCCCTTATCTCTGTAATTTGTGTACATGTCTTCCTTCAAGATTGGGCTAGCAATTTTTTTTACAGCTCGTAGTGTTTATTATTTCAGTCTAATGAGGACTTT
This genomic interval carries:
- the LOC136510082 gene encoding glucosamine inositolphosphorylceramide transferase 1-like, yielding MAGQAARRGGEMRRPSSGMRAAAARSPAASFLLAAAAAASFVGGFYFWLVVSSFRLPDSGAAGCRPDGEGSWAVGMFYGSSPLALGPIELEGRSNGNSSAWPVANPVLTCATATEAGYPSNFVADPFLYVEGDTLYLFFETKTTTSMQGDIGVARSFDQGATWEFLGIALDEAWHLSYPFVFKYENEIYMMPEGNKKKELRLYRATKFPLEWTLEKVLVNKPLIDASLVQFEGYWWLFASDFTRYGVEKNAELEIWYSNSPLGPWTEHKQNPIYKSDKSLGARNGGRLFVFEGSLYRPGQDCSGTYGRRVKLYKVEKLSKEEYKEVPVNLGIEEPKKGRNAWNGMRYHHLDAQQLASGGWIAVMDGDRVPSGDSTRRSLIGYIAFLLASALVIFVGFMKGAISCYIPPSSWVPLTRRTELSRVFSVHRFNQKVRRYSTNISRYISATKTKLSEKTWSNMLYFCVVALFGIVNVCIAVHFLCGGNGAEEAYTYQGQHSQFTMVTMTYEARLWNLKVFIEHYSRCESVREIVVVWNKGNYPSSDAFDSTVPVRIRVEEINSLNNRFRVDPLIKTRAVFELDDDIMMTCTDLEKGFRVWREHPERMVGFYPRMIDGNPMQYRNERYARGKNGYNLILTGAAFMDSEFAFKTYWSEKAREGRDYVHKNFNCEDLLMNFLYANASSTRTVEYVHPAWAIDTSKLSSVAISRNTQKHYDIRTNCLAKFSSIYGPLPQKWEFDMRKDHWDK